Proteins from a genomic interval of Rhizobium sp. SL42:
- a CDS encoding SURF1 family protein: protein MDRDPVDENVKPARTGSDVIFTFGMLLLVIVFVALGSWQVQRLTWKLDLITRVETRIHAQPVAVPAPAQWGSINQDKDEYRRVTATGMFLPDRQVLVQAVTELGAGFWVVTPMILPDGATILINRGFVPSDRRDAVLHAAGQTSPIVSVTGLLRMPEPDGAFLRSNDPVSGRWYSRDVAAIAAAKGLERVAPYFVDADATPTPNSGGLPIGGLTVVSFRNSHLVYAVTWYLLAVMSAVGLYVMRRQQAV from the coding sequence ATGGACAGGGACCCGGTCGATGAGAATGTGAAGCCGGCGCGCACAGGCTCCGATGTGATCTTCACCTTTGGCATGCTGCTTCTGGTCATCGTTTTTGTCGCGCTCGGCAGTTGGCAGGTGCAGCGTCTGACCTGGAAGCTCGACCTGATCACCCGCGTCGAGACCCGCATCCATGCGCAACCGGTGGCCGTGCCGGCTCCGGCACAGTGGGGCAGCATCAACCAGGACAAGGACGAATACCGTCGCGTCACGGCTACCGGTATGTTTCTGCCCGACCGGCAGGTTCTAGTGCAGGCGGTCACAGAACTTGGCGCCGGCTTCTGGGTGGTGACGCCGATGATCCTGCCCGATGGCGCCACGATCCTGATCAATCGCGGCTTTGTGCCTTCTGATCGCCGCGACGCCGTGCTGCATGCGGCTGGTCAGACTTCCCCTATTGTGAGCGTGACGGGACTCCTGCGCATGCCGGAGCCGGACGGTGCTTTCCTGCGCAGCAACGATCCGGTGAGCGGCCGATGGTATTCGCGCGATGTGGCGGCGATCGCGGCGGCTAAAGGACTGGAGAGGGTTGCTCCCTATTTTGTCGATGCCGATGCCACTCCCACTCCCAATTCCGGCGGGCTTCCGATCGGCGGACTGACTGTCGTCAGCTTCAGAAACAGCCATCTTGTCTATGCCGTGACCTGGTATCTGTTGGCGGTGATGAGCGCTGTGGGTCTCTATGTCATGCGCCGTCAGCAGGCGGTTTGA
- the cyoD gene encoding cytochrome o ubiquinol oxidase subunit IV, producing the protein MSPQPKSPAQEDAANTHHGHSHGHDAGHGTLRGYVIGFVLSVILTAIPFWLVMADVLDSRALTGFLVMALCVVQIVVHMVFFLHMNPRSEGGWTMMALIFTLIIVGIALSGSLWVMHHLNTNMMPMTHEMMKNMP; encoded by the coding sequence ATGAGCCCACAGCCAAAAAGCCCGGCACAGGAAGATGCCGCCAACACCCATCACGGCCATAGCCATGGCCATGATGCGGGCCATGGCACATTGAGAGGTTATGTTATCGGCTTTGTCCTGTCCGTCATCCTGACCGCCATTCCGTTCTGGCTGGTCATGGCCGATGTGTTGGATAGCAGAGCTTTGACCGGTTTTCTGGTGATGGCGCTCTGCGTCGTGCAGATCGTCGTGCACATGGTCTTTTTCCTGCACATGAATCCGCGCTCTGAAGGCGGCTGGACCATGATGGCGCTGATCTTCACGCTGATCATCGTCGGGATCGCGCTTTCCGGCTCGTTGTGGGTCATGCATCATCTGAACACCAACATGATGCCGATGACGCATGAGATGATGAAGAACATGCCCTGA
- the cyoC gene encoding cytochrome o ubiquinol oxidase subunit III, whose amino-acid sequence MSDKTHTEEWDENRFYLEEDHHPEGSTMLGFWLYLMSDCLIFAVLFATHAVLGRNYAAGPSPADLFDLPLVAINTAMLLLSSITYGFAMLQMERNARMETIFWLGVTGLFGLTFLGLELYEFYHLIQEGAGPGRSAFLSSFFTLVGTHGLHVTFGIIWLVTMMVQVKMHGLIPENRRRLMCLSMFWHFLDVIWIGVFSFVYLMGVLG is encoded by the coding sequence ATGAGCGACAAGACACACACAGAAGAATGGGACGAGAACCGGTTCTACCTCGAGGAAGATCACCATCCCGAAGGCAGCACCATGCTGGGCTTCTGGCTTTACCTGATGAGCGACTGCCTCATCTTCGCCGTCCTGTTTGCCACCCACGCCGTGCTGGGGCGCAATTATGCGGCCGGCCCGTCGCCTGCCGACCTGTTTGATCTGCCCCTTGTGGCGATCAACACCGCGATGCTGCTGCTGTCGTCGATCACCTACGGCTTTGCCATGCTCCAGATGGAGCGCAATGCCAGGATGGAGACGATCTTCTGGCTCGGCGTGACAGGTCTGTTCGGCCTGACCTTCCTCGGGCTGGAACTCTACGAATTCTACCACCTGATCCAGGAAGGAGCGGGGCCTGGTCGCAGCGCATTCCTGTCATCCTTCTTCACACTGGTCGGCACGCACGGACTGCATGTGACTTTCGGCATCATCTGGCTCGTGACCATGATGGTGCAGGTCAAGATGCACGGCCTGATCCCGGAAAACCGCCGGCGCCTGATGTGCCTGTCGATGTTCTGGCATTTTCTCGACGTCATCTGGATCGGCGTCTTCTCCTTCGTCTATCTGATGGGAGTGCTCGGATGA
- the cyoB gene encoding cytochrome o ubiquinol oxidase subunit I encodes MFDNTSLTQFIFGRLSWEAIPYHEPILVVTFAVVALGGLAVVALITKYKLWGYLWHEWFTSVDHKKIGIMYVILALVMLMRGFADAIMMRIQQAIAFNGNEGYLNPHHYDQIFTAHGVIMIFFMAMPFVTGLMNYVVPLQIGARDVSFPFLNNFSFWMTTAGAVIIMMSLFVGEFARTGWLAYPPLSGADYSPGVGVDYYIWGLQVAGVGTTLSGINLIATIVKMRAPGMTFMKMPVFTWTSLCTNILIVATFPILTATLALLSLDRYAGTNFFTNDLGGNPMMYVNLIWIWGHPEVYILILPAFGIFSEVVATFSSKRLFGYASMVYATCVIMILSYLVWLHHFFTMGSGASVNAFFGITTMIISIPTGAKMFNWLFTMYRGRIRYEVPMLWTIGFMVTFVIGGMTGVMLAIPPADFVLHNSLFLIAHFHNVIIGGVVFGLMAGVVYWWPKAFGYKLDPFWGKMSFWFWQIGFLFAFMPLYVLGLMGVTRRVSQFEDPSLQIWFIIAAFGAFLIALGIASFVVQIVVSYLRRDQLRETSGDAWNGRTLEWSTSSPPPDYNFAFTPVVHDHDSWYDMKNRGYERPLGGFKPIHMPKNTGTGVILAALSVLLAFALIWYIWWLAILSLVALIAVAIGHTFNYRRDYYIPVETVTATEDARTQLLAERI; translated from the coding sequence ATGTTCGACAATACCAGTTTGACGCAATTCATCTTCGGGCGGCTCTCCTGGGAGGCCATTCCCTACCACGAGCCCATTCTCGTGGTGACATTTGCCGTTGTCGCCCTGGGCGGTCTCGCGGTCGTTGCGCTGATCACCAAATACAAGCTCTGGGGTTATCTCTGGCACGAATGGTTCACCAGCGTCGATCACAAGAAGATCGGCATAATGTATGTGATCCTGGCGCTGGTCATGCTGATGCGCGGTTTTGCCGATGCGATCATGATGCGCATCCAGCAGGCGATCGCCTTCAACGGCAATGAGGGTTATCTCAATCCGCATCACTACGACCAGATCTTCACCGCCCACGGCGTGATCATGATCTTTTTCATGGCCATGCCTTTCGTCACCGGCCTGATGAACTATGTCGTGCCTCTGCAGATCGGCGCACGTGACGTATCCTTCCCCTTCCTCAACAACTTTTCATTCTGGATGACGACGGCCGGCGCCGTGATCATCATGATGTCGCTGTTTGTCGGGGAATTTGCCCGCACCGGCTGGCTCGCCTATCCGCCGCTTTCCGGTGCTGACTACAGCCCGGGAGTCGGGGTCGACTATTACATCTGGGGCCTGCAGGTCGCCGGTGTCGGCACGACCCTTTCCGGCATCAACCTGATCGCGACGATCGTCAAGATGCGCGCTCCCGGCATGACGTTCATGAAAATGCCTGTGTTCACCTGGACCTCGCTCTGCACCAATATCCTGATCGTCGCGACCTTCCCGATCCTGACTGCGACGCTGGCGCTTCTCTCCCTCGATCGCTATGCCGGAACGAATTTCTTCACCAATGACCTTGGTGGCAATCCGATGATGTATGTGAACCTCATCTGGATCTGGGGGCATCCGGAAGTCTACATTCTCATCCTGCCGGCCTTCGGCATCTTTTCCGAGGTGGTGGCCACCTTCAGCAGCAAGCGCCTGTTCGGCTATGCGTCCATGGTCTACGCAACCTGCGTGATCATGATCCTCTCCTATCTGGTCTGGCTGCACCACTTCTTCACCATGGGGTCAGGCGCATCGGTGAACGCGTTTTTCGGCATTACCACGATGATCATCTCGATCCCGACGGGCGCAAAGATGTTCAACTGGCTCTTCACCATGTATCGCGGACGGATCCGCTATGAAGTCCCGATGCTGTGGACGATCGGCTTCATGGTCACCTTCGTCATCGGCGGCATGACCGGCGTGATGCTGGCGATCCCGCCGGCGGATTTTGTCCTGCACAACTCGTTGTTCCTGATCGCCCACTTCCACAATGTCATCATCGGCGGCGTCGTGTTCGGGCTGATGGCCGGCGTCGTCTACTGGTGGCCAAAGGCCTTCGGCTACAAGCTCGATCCGTTCTGGGGCAAGATGAGCTTCTGGTTCTGGCAGATCGGTTTCCTCTTCGCCTTCATGCCGCTCTATGTGCTTGGCCTGATGGGCGTGACCCGCCGGGTATCGCAGTTCGAGGACCCGTCGCTGCAGATCTGGTTCATCATCGCCGCCTTTGGCGCCTTCCTGATCGCACTCGGCATTGCCTCTTTCGTCGTCCAGATCGTCGTCAGCTACCTCAGGCGTGATCAGTTGCGCGAAACAAGCGGCGACGCCTGGAACGGGCGGACGCTCGAATGGTCGACGTCGTCGCCGCCGCCCGACTACAACTTTGCCTTCACGCCGGTCGTGCATGACCATGACAGCTGGTACGACATGAAGAACCGCGGCTATGAGCGTCCGCTGGGGGGCTTCAAGCCGATCCACATGCCGAAGAACACGGGAACCGGCGTCATCCTGGCAGCACTGAGCGTCCTGCTCGCCTTCGCCTTGATCTGGTACATCTGGTGGCTGGCAATCTTGTCGCTCGTCGCACTGATTGCCGTGGCGATCGGGCATACCTTCAACTACCGGCGGGACTACTACATCCCTGTCGAGACGGTGACCGCGACCGAGGATGCGCGTACACAGCTGCTGGCGGAGCGGATCTGA